The following proteins come from a genomic window of Sphaerisporangium rubeum:
- a CDS encoding PepSY-associated TM helix domain-containing protein, with protein MTSVGVRPESGPVTPAPKGASRRYRVVWRWHFYAGLFVAPILVVLAVTGSIYLFKEPFEEWRYQDVRTLAAPVTAARPLAEQIAAAQRTHPGAGVLSVIPPSAPDRTTRVILMGTESGPFAQGISVYVDPGSLRVLGEIDDSATFMRVVRTVHGELLAGKAGDRIVETAACWALILAATGAYMWWRGPARRRAPRRGRPRLRRVHALTGVGAGAVVVFLIISGLPWSGVWGDAFQRLQDTTGSTSPSADAFPHTSTVPALSGDLSAEPDAKVPWAAELLPVPSSGDPGHGAHGPAAGVLQPGAIPVERALSSARPVLRDCRPADCEVKVLLPKDKEGVYTVVAAPRADPSASRTVHVDQYSGQVLVSFGWQEYGLLAKAVEQGIALHEGRRYGVVNLLVMLGACLALLTLVVTGVWMWWKRRPDGRAGAPARTGDRRTTWGVAAIMAVLGVLFPLAGLTMVAVLLLDRLVIRRVPALRRIF; from the coding sequence ATGACTTCCGTCGGCGTACGTCCGGAAAGCGGGCCCGTCACCCCTGCACCCAAAGGCGCCTCACGGCGTTACCGGGTCGTGTGGCGCTGGCACTTCTACGCGGGTCTTTTCGTCGCACCGATCCTGGTGGTGCTCGCCGTCACCGGGTCCATCTACCTGTTCAAGGAGCCGTTCGAGGAGTGGCGTTACCAGGACGTGCGCACGCTCGCCGCGCCGGTCACCGCGGCGCGTCCCCTGGCGGAGCAGATCGCGGCGGCCCAGCGGACACATCCGGGTGCGGGTGTGCTGTCGGTGATCCCGCCGTCCGCGCCTGACCGGACCACCCGGGTGATCCTCATGGGGACCGAGAGCGGGCCGTTCGCGCAGGGGATATCGGTGTACGTCGACCCCGGCAGCCTGCGGGTGCTCGGGGAGATCGACGACTCGGCGACGTTCATGCGCGTCGTCCGCACCGTGCACGGAGAACTGCTCGCGGGTAAGGCCGGTGACCGGATCGTCGAGACCGCCGCCTGCTGGGCCCTGATCCTCGCCGCCACCGGCGCCTACATGTGGTGGCGCGGCCCGGCCCGCAGGCGCGCGCCACGCCGCGGCCGTCCCCGGCTGCGCCGCGTGCACGCGCTCACCGGTGTCGGCGCCGGCGCGGTCGTCGTGTTCCTGATCATCTCAGGACTGCCCTGGTCGGGGGTGTGGGGGGACGCCTTCCAGCGCCTGCAGGACACCACCGGGTCCACCAGCCCGAGCGCGGACGCCTTCCCGCACACCTCGACCGTCCCCGCGCTGTCCGGCGACCTGTCGGCCGAGCCGGACGCCAAGGTCCCGTGGGCCGCGGAGCTCCTTCCCGTCCCGTCGTCCGGCGACCCCGGCCACGGCGCGCACGGGCCGGCCGCCGGGGTGCTCCAGCCCGGCGCGATCCCCGTCGAGCGGGCCCTGTCGTCGGCGCGGCCGGTGCTGCGCGACTGCCGTCCGGCCGACTGCGAGGTCAAGGTGCTGCTGCCGAAGGACAAGGAAGGTGTCTACACGGTCGTCGCCGCGCCTCGGGCCGACCCGTCGGCGTCCCGCACCGTGCACGTCGACCAGTACAGCGGCCAGGTGCTGGTGTCGTTCGGCTGGCAGGAGTACGGTCTGCTCGCCAAGGCCGTCGAACAGGGCATCGCGCTCCACGAGGGCCGCCGCTACGGCGTGGTCAACCTGCTGGTGATGCTCGGCGCCTGCCTGGCCCTGCTGACCCTGGTCGTCACCGGTGTCTGGATGTGGTGGAAGCGCCGTCCCGACGGCCGCGCCGGCGCTCCCGCGCGCACCGGCGACCGCCGCACCACCTGGGGGGTCGCCGCCATCATGGCCGTGCTCGGCGTACTGTTCCCGCTCGCCGGCCTCACCATGGTCGCGGTGCTCCTGCTGGACCGGCTGGTGATCCGCCGCGTCCCGGCCCTGCGCCGGATCTTCTAG
- a CDS encoding ABC transporter permease, with the protein MRGVRDVFAAELIKIRSVRSTYWTLLTVPVVCGALGYLVGSSARSALASGPDASRGVFDPGFLSFYGITLGQIPLVVFAVLVAGAEYSSGTVHVSLTAVPRRGVFYAAKVLATAAIVLPVSLLGTAAVYIAARTGLGPYAVGLAEAGMARAAAGACLYLTLIALLSTGVAAALRSSAFSLGVLLPLLFLGSQGLGNAPGVKIVAQYLPDQAGTLILYTTPLGGQFARPYGAWTGVAILAAWTAAALLAGHLVTSRR; encoded by the coding sequence ATGAGAGGGGTGCGTGACGTGTTCGCGGCCGAGCTCATCAAGATCCGCTCGGTGCGTTCGACGTACTGGACGCTGCTGACGGTCCCCGTGGTCTGCGGGGCCCTCGGTTACCTGGTCGGCTCATCGGCGCGTTCGGCGCTGGCCTCCGGCCCCGACGCCTCGCGTGGGGTCTTCGATCCCGGTTTCCTGTCCTTCTACGGCATCACGCTCGGCCAGATCCCGCTGGTGGTCTTCGCGGTGCTGGTGGCCGGCGCCGAGTACTCGAGCGGCACCGTCCACGTGTCCCTGACCGCCGTGCCGCGGCGCGGGGTGTTCTACGCCGCGAAGGTGCTCGCCACCGCGGCGATCGTGCTCCCGGTGTCCCTGCTCGGCACCGCCGCCGTCTACATCGCCGCGCGCACCGGTCTCGGCCCGTACGCCGTGGGGCTCGCCGAAGCCGGCATGGCCCGCGCCGCCGCCGGCGCGTGCCTGTACCTCACCTTGATCGCTCTGCTGAGCACCGGGGTGGCCGCCGCGCTGCGCAGCTCCGCCTTCTCGCTCGGTGTGCTGCTGCCGCTGCTGTTCCTCGGCTCGCAGGGCCTCGGCAACGCACCCGGCGTGAAGATCGTGGCGCAGTACCTTCCCGACCAGGCCGGCACGCTGATCCTGTACACCACGCCGCTCGGCGGCCAGTTCGCACGTCCCTACGGCGCCTGGACCGGTGTCGCCATCCTCGCCGCCTGGACCGCGGCCGCGTTGCTCGCCGGTCATCTGGTGACGTCGCGCCGCTGA
- a CDS encoding PQQ-dependent sugar dehydrogenase: protein MLGGVLAAAALVAAAPAGPAAAHPGHDPATEWTSYEKITLSKSVGEPIDLAVLPDRRVLHTARSGDIRLTDPATGITKVINTVPVYNNSEDGLQTIAIDPGFAENKWVYVYYAPKTMTAPYPPSTPTGSAPNSLPAGADASYWDQWKGYNQLSRFKWTGDKLDMSTEQVIIKVETQRGQCCHVAGDLDWDDDGNLYLATGDNTPASAPGANGMAPNNDAPGMNPGLDTRRGSGNTNDLRGKILRIKVADDGSYTVPEGNLFAAGTAKTRPEIFVMGVRNPFRMDVDPESGTVSWADYGPDAGAPDPARGPMGYVEWNVTPISRPMNSGWPYCTGNNFNYNDWDFAAVGPREWFDCAAGAKNTSRWNTGLAQVPPATPADLYYGDNNTHQPAEWAGLTDFDPQTGQGPMGGPVYHYDADNPSTTKFPEYWDGKFFFAEFSQDYLAAFTVTGDDGPVTNIEHFLPNSALRQMAMPITDSPMDIEFGPDGSLYVLDYGNGFFRENREAGLYRIDYSPGDKSPQAKITADRTSSSTAPLTVAFSGAGSTDTEPGELKYEWDFDGDGAFDAEGVTATHTYDELGQYVARLRVTDAQGKFGLATVEITVGNTAPKVTLTIPGDGGFIDWGNAVPFKVEVTDAEDGNTPVCSRVQWTFGLGHDTHAHPLTLGTGCTGAWVTPADAPEHGVTENIFGVVVVSYRDNGANGIPGASSDTTLILNPKVMQAEHADVLQGVTRTQDETASALGKITSFDAGDFIAYDPVNLAGITAVRTQATGAGTLSLRWNSATAEPFATVTVPAGAGWQTVTTPLTGAPAGSGKLFVTSTGGVDVDAFTFVGDGVADKTPPTVTAALNPAQPTGENGWYTGNVSMTVTATDNGTVASRQYSVNGGTTWSNANNAVTFSTEGTTEVLYRATDSGGNVSAIGKLTVRIDKTAPAVTVSGVESRSYGDSASITPVFSATEATSGPADVTATIGDRTVVSGAALPLWTLPLGEHTLTVTARDKAGNSTKKTVTFQVTTSFDDLGALLESFKAAGTVRTGALDGQLAEARVQADQGQKAKAVKKLEQFITFAKDKKKVTDPAVRDVLVRDAEALIAGLRG from the coding sequence TCACCAAGGTCATCAACACCGTGCCGGTGTACAACAACTCCGAGGACGGTCTGCAGACCATCGCGATCGACCCCGGGTTCGCCGAGAACAAGTGGGTCTACGTCTACTACGCGCCGAAGACGATGACGGCGCCGTACCCGCCGTCCACCCCCACCGGCTCGGCGCCGAACTCGCTGCCTGCCGGGGCCGACGCGTCGTACTGGGACCAGTGGAAGGGCTACAACCAGCTCTCCCGGTTCAAGTGGACCGGCGACAAGCTGGACATGTCGACCGAGCAGGTCATCATCAAGGTCGAGACCCAGCGCGGCCAGTGCTGCCACGTGGCGGGTGACCTCGACTGGGACGACGACGGCAACCTGTACCTGGCGACCGGTGACAACACCCCGGCGAGCGCGCCAGGGGCCAACGGCATGGCGCCGAACAACGACGCACCCGGCATGAACCCGGGCCTGGACACCCGCCGCGGCTCCGGCAACACCAACGACCTGCGTGGCAAGATCCTGCGCATCAAGGTGGCGGACGACGGCTCGTACACCGTGCCGGAAGGCAACCTGTTCGCCGCCGGCACCGCGAAGACCCGGCCGGAGATCTTCGTGATGGGGGTGCGCAACCCGTTCCGCATGGACGTGGACCCCGAATCCGGCACGGTCTCGTGGGCCGACTACGGCCCCGACGCCGGCGCGCCGGACCCGGCGCGCGGCCCGATGGGGTACGTCGAGTGGAACGTCACCCCGATCAGCCGGCCGATGAACAGCGGCTGGCCGTACTGCACGGGGAACAACTTCAACTACAACGACTGGGACTTCGCCGCGGTGGGGCCGCGTGAGTGGTTCGACTGCGCGGCCGGTGCGAAGAACACCTCGCGGTGGAACACCGGCCTCGCGCAGGTGCCGCCGGCGACGCCGGCTGACCTGTACTACGGCGACAACAACACCCACCAGCCCGCCGAGTGGGCCGGTCTGACCGACTTCGACCCGCAGACCGGCCAGGGCCCGATGGGTGGCCCGGTCTACCACTACGACGCGGACAACCCCTCGACCACCAAGTTCCCCGAGTACTGGGACGGCAAGTTCTTCTTCGCCGAGTTCTCCCAGGACTACCTGGCCGCGTTCACCGTGACCGGGGACGACGGGCCGGTGACCAACATCGAGCACTTCCTGCCGAACAGCGCTCTGCGCCAGATGGCCATGCCGATCACCGACAGTCCGATGGACATCGAGTTCGGCCCGGACGGGTCGCTGTACGTCCTCGACTACGGCAACGGGTTCTTCCGGGAGAACCGCGAGGCGGGCCTGTACCGCATCGACTACTCCCCCGGCGACAAGTCACCGCAGGCGAAGATCACCGCCGACCGTACGTCGAGCAGCACGGCGCCGCTCACGGTGGCGTTCAGCGGCGCGGGGTCCACCGACACCGAGCCCGGTGAGCTGAAGTACGAGTGGGACTTCGACGGCGACGGCGCCTTCGACGCCGAAGGGGTCACCGCCACGCACACCTACGACGAGCTCGGACAGTACGTGGCCCGGCTGCGGGTCACCGACGCGCAGGGCAAGTTCGGCCTGGCGACCGTCGAGATCACCGTCGGCAACACCGCGCCGAAGGTCACCCTCACCATTCCCGGCGACGGCGGCTTCATCGACTGGGGCAACGCGGTGCCGTTCAAGGTGGAGGTCACCGACGCCGAGGACGGGAACACCCCGGTGTGCTCCAGGGTGCAGTGGACGTTCGGCCTCGGCCACGACACCCACGCGCACCCGCTGACCCTCGGCACCGGATGCACCGGCGCGTGGGTCACCCCCGCCGACGCACCCGAGCACGGCGTGACCGAGAACATCTTCGGCGTCGTCGTGGTGAGCTACCGCGACAACGGCGCCAACGGCATCCCCGGCGCGTCGAGTGACACGACGCTGATCCTCAACCCCAAGGTGATGCAGGCCGAGCACGCCGACGTGCTCCAAGGGGTCACCAGGACCCAGGACGAGACGGCGTCCGCGCTCGGCAAGATCACTTCGTTCGACGCCGGTGACTTCATCGCCTACGACCCGGTGAACCTCGCCGGCATCACGGCGGTGAGGACGCAGGCCACCGGTGCCGGCACGCTCTCGCTGCGCTGGAACTCGGCGACCGCCGAGCCGTTCGCGACGGTCACGGTGCCGGCGGGTGCGGGATGGCAGACGGTGACCACGCCGCTCACCGGCGCGCCGGCGGGGAGCGGCAAGCTGTTCGTCACCTCGACCGGCGGGGTGGACGTGGACGCCTTCACCTTCGTGGGTGACGGTGTGGCGGACAAGACGCCGCCGACGGTGACCGCCGCGCTCAACCCGGCGCAACCCACCGGCGAGAACGGCTGGTACACCGGCAACGTGTCGATGACGGTCACCGCGACCGACAACGGCACTGTGGCGAGCCGGCAGTACTCGGTGAACGGCGGGACGACCTGGTCGAACGCCAACAACGCGGTCACGTTCAGCACCGAAGGCACGACCGAGGTGCTGTACCGGGCCACCGACAGCGGCGGCAACGTCTCCGCGATCGGCAAGCTGACCGTGCGCATCGACAAGACCGCGCCTGCCGTCACGGTGAGCGGGGTGGAGAGCCGTTCGTACGGCGACTCCGCGTCGATCACCCCGGTGTTCTCCGCCACCGAGGCGACCTCCGGGCCGGCGGACGTCACCGCGACCATCGGTGACCGTACCGTGGTCTCCGGCGCCGCGTTGCCGCTGTGGACGTTGCCGCTCGGCGAGCACACGCTGACCGTCACCGCGCGCGACAAGGCCGGGAACAGCACGAAGAAGACCGTCACCTTCCAGGTGACGACATCCTTCGACGACCTCGGCGCGCTGCTGGAGTCGTTCAAGGCGGCCGGTACGGTGCGGACCGGCGCGCTGGACGGACAGCTCGCCGAGGCGCGCGTCCAGGCGGACCAGGGACAGAAGGCCAAGGCGGTCAAGAAACTGGAGCAGTTCATCACCTTCGCCAAGGACAAGAAGAAGGTCACCGATCCGGCGGTCCGCGACGTGCTCGTCCGTGACGCCGAAGCACTGATCGCCGGTCTGCGAGGCTGA